A genomic stretch from Theropithecus gelada isolate Dixy chromosome 2, Tgel_1.0, whole genome shotgun sequence includes:
- the BRPF1 gene encoding peregrin isoform X3 — MGVDFDVKTFCHNLRATKPPYECPVETCRKVYKSYSGIEYHLYHYDHDNPPPPQQTPLRKHKKKGRQSRPANKQSPSPSEVSQSPGREVMSYAQAQRMVEVDLHGRVHRISIFDNLDVVSEDEEAPEEAPENGSNKENTETPAATPKSGKHKNKEKRKDSNHHHHHNVSASTTPKLPEVVYRELEQDTPDAPPRPTSYYRYIEKSAEELDEEVEYDMDEEDYIWLDIMNERRKTEGVSPIPQEIFEYLMDRLEKESYFESHNKGDPNALVDEDAVCCICNDGECQNSNVILFCDMCNLAVHQECYGVPYIPEGQWLCRRCLQSPSRAVDCALCPNKGGAFKQTDDGRWAHVVCALWIPEVCFANTVFLEPIDSIEHIPPARWKLTCYICKQRGSGACIQCHKANCYTAFHVTCAQQAGLYMKMEPVRETGANGTSFSVRKTAYCDIHTPPGSARRLPALSHSEGEEDEDEEEDEGKGWSSEKVKKAKAKSRIKMKKARKILAEKRAAAPVVSVPCIPPHRLSKITNRLTIQRKSQFMQRLHSYWTLKRQSRNGVPLLRRLQTHLQSQRNCDQVGRDSEDKNWALKEQLKSWQRLRHDLERARLLVELIRKREKLKRETIKVQQIAMEMQLTPFLILLRKTLEQLQEKDTGNIFSEPVPLSEVPDYLDHIKKPMDFFTMKQNLEAYRYLNFDDFEEDFNLIVSNCLKYNAKDTIFYRAAVRLREQGGAVLRQARRQAEKMGIDFETGMHIPHSLTGDEATHHTEDAEEERLVLLENQKHLPVEEQLKLLLERLDEVNASKQSVGRSRRAKMIKKEMTALRRKLAHQRETARDGPERHGPSSRGSLTPHPAACDKDGQTDSAAEESSSQETSKGLGPNMSSTPAHEVGRRTSVLFSKKNPKTAGPPKRPGRPPKNRESQMTPSHGGSPVGPPQLPIMSSLRQRKRGRSPRPSSSSDSDSDKSTEDPPMDLPANGFSGGNQPVKKSFLVYRNDCSLPRSSSDSESSSSSSSSAASDRTSTTPSKQGRGKPSFSRGTFPEDSSEDTSGTENEAYSVGTGRGVGHSMVRKSLGRGAGWLSEDEDSPLDALDLVWAKCRGYPSYPALIIDPKMPREGMFHHGVPIPVPPLEVLKLGEQMTQEAREHLYLVLFFDNKRTWQWLPRTKLVPLGVNQDLDKEKMLEGRKSNIRKSVQIAYHRALQHRSKVQGEQSSETSDSD; from the exons ATGGGGGTGGACTTTGATGTGAAGACTTTCTGCCACAACTTGCGGGCGACTAAGCCACCGTACGAGTGCCCGGTGGAGACCTGCCGAAAGGTCTACAAGAGTTACAGTGGTATTGAGTACCACCTGTACCACTATGACCACGacaacccaccaccaccacaacagaCTCCACTCCGTAAGCACAAGAAGAAGGGGCGCCAGTCACGCCCAGCCAACAAGCAGTCACCCAGCCCCTCAGAGGTCTCACAGTCACCAGGCCGTGAGGTGATGAGCTATGCACAGGCCCAGCGCATGGTGGAGGTGGACTTGCATGGCCGCGTCCACCGCATCAGCATCTTTGACAACCTGGATGTGGTGTCAGAGGATGAGGAAGCCCCCGAGGAGGCCCCTGAGAATGGCAGCAACAAGGAGAACACTGAGACACCAGCTGCTACTCCCAAGTCAGGCAAACATAAGAACAAGGAGAAGCGCAAGGACtctaaccatcaccaccaccacaatgtTTCTGCGAGCACCACTCCCAAGCTGCCAGAGGTGGTCTATCGGGAGCTGGAACAAGACACCCCTGATGCCCCACCCCGGCCAACTTCCTATTACCG GTACATCGAGAAGTCTGCAGAGGAGCTGGACGAGGAAGTAGAGTATGACATGGACGAGGAGGACTACATCTGGCTGGATATCATGAATGAGCGTCGGAAGACAGAGGGTGTAAGTCCCATCCCACAGGAGATCTTTGAGTACCTAATGGACCGACTAGAGAAGGAGTCGTACTTTGAGAGTCATAATAAAGGCGACCCCAATGCGCTAGTGGATGAGGATGCTGTTTGCTGTATCTGCAATGATGGTGAGTGCCAGAACAGCAATGTCATCCTCTTCTGTGACATGTGCAACCTGGCCGTGCACCAGGAGTGTTACGGTGTCCCCTATATCCCTGAGGGCCAGTGGCTATGCCGCCGTTGCCTGCAGTCACCCTCTCGTGCTGTGGATTGTGCCCTGTGCCCCAACAAGGGTGGTGCCTTCAAGCAGACAGATGACGGTCGCTGGGCCCATGTGGTGTGTGCCTTGTGGATCCCTGAGGTCTGCTTCGCCAACACGGTCTTCCTAGAGCCTATTGACAGCATTGAGCACATCCCACCAGCTCGCTGGAAGCTCACCTGCTACATTTGCAAACAACGGGGCTCAGGGGCCTGCATCCAGTGCCACAAGGCCAACTGTTACACAGCTTTCCATGTGACATGCGCCCAGCAGGCTGGCCTTTACATGAAGATGGAGCCTGTGCGGGAGACAGGCGCCAACGGCACCTCTTTCAGTGTCCGCAAGACAGCCTACTGCGACATCCACACGCCTCCAGGTTCAGCACGCCGACTGCCTGCCCTGTCGCACAGCGAGGGTGAggaagatgaagatgaggaagaggatGAGGGTAAGGGCTGGAGCTCAGAGAAAGTCAAGAAGGCCAAGGCCAAGTCCCGGATCAAAATGAAGAAGGCACGGAAGATCCTGGCAGAGAAGCGGGCAGCAGCACCTGTGGTGTCAGTGCCCTGCATCCCACCACACAG gcttagtAAAATCACCAACCGCCTGACAATCCAAAGGAAGAGCCAGTTCATGCAGAGGCTGCACAGCTACTGGACACTGAAGCGGCAGTCACGGAATGGGGTCCCATTGCTACGTCGCCTGCAgacacacctgcagtctcagaGGAACTGTGACCAAGTCGGG AGAGATTCTGAGGATAAGAACTGGGCCCTTAAAGAACAGCTCAAGTCCTGGCAGCGGCTCCGGCATGACTTAGAGCGAGCTCGGCTGCTGGTGGAATTGATCCGCAAGCGGGAAAAACTCAAAAGGGAGACG ATCAAAGTTCAGCAGATTGCCATGGAGATGCAGCTGACCCCTTTCCTCATCCTCCTTCGCAAAACCTTGGAGCAGCTCCAAGAGAAGGACACAGGCAACATCTTCAGCGAGCCGGTCCCTCTGTCTGAG GTACCTGACTACCTAGACCACATCAAAAAGCCCATGGACTTTTTCACCATGAAGCAGAACTTGGAGGCTTACCGCTACCTGAATTTTGATGATTTTGAGGAGGACTTCAACCTCATCGTCAGCAACTGCCTCAAGTATAACGCCAAGGACACCATCTTCTACCGGGCAGCAGTGCGGCTTCGTGAGCAGGGTGGTGCTGTGCTCCGCCAGGCCCGGCGCCAGGCAGAAAAAATGGGCATTGACTTTGAGACGGGCATGCATATCCCCCACAGCCTGACTGGAGATGAGGCCACACACCACACTGAAGATG CTGAGGAAGAGCGGCTGGTCTTGCTGGAGAACCAGAAGCACCTGCCAGTGGAAGAGCAGCTGAAGCTGCTTCTGGAGCGGCTGGACGAAGTGAATGCCAGCAAGCAGAGTGTGGGCCGCTCACGGCGTGCAAAGATGATCAAGAAAGAGATGACGGCACTGCGGCGGAAGCTTGCCCACCAGCGAGAGACTGCACGTGATGGGCCTGAGCGGCACGGCCCTTCGAGccggggcagtctgacaccccacccGGCAGCCTGTGACAAGGATGGGCAGACAGATAGTGCCGCAGAGGAGAGCAGCAGCCAGGAGACAAGCAAAG GCCTGGGTCCCAACATGTCCTCAACCCCCGCACATGAGGTGGGCAGGAGAACCTCAGTTCTGTTCTCCAAAAAGAACCCGAAGACAGCTGGACCGCCCAAGAGGCCGGGCCGGCCCCCCAAAAACCGGGAGAGCCAGATGACCCCCAGCCACGGAGGCAGTCCTGTGGGGCCCCCCCAGCTCCCCATCATGAGCTCCCTGCGTCAGCGCAAGCGGGGTAGGAGCCCCCGGCCCAGTTCGAGTTCAGACAGCGACAGTGATAAGTCCACAGAAGACCCCCCAATGG ACTTACCAGCCAATGGCTTCAGCGGTGGAAACCAGCCAGTGAAGAAGAGTTTCTTGGTATACCGTAATGACTGCAGCCTTCCCCGGAGCAGCTCAGACTCTGAGTCCAGCAGCAGTAGCAGTAGCAGCGCTGCCTCAGACCGGACCAG CACAACACCCTCAAAACAAGGCCGGGGCAAACCTTCCTTCTCTCGGGGCACTTTCCCAGAGGACAGCAGTGAGGATACCTCAGGCACTGAGAATGAGGCCTACTCCGTGGGCACTGGCCGCGGCGTGGGCCACAGCA TGGTAAGGAAGAGTCTGGGCCGGGGAGCTGGCTGGCTGTCAGAGGATGAGGACTCCCCGCTGGATGCTCTGGACCTCGTGTGGGCCAAATGCCGAGGGTATCCATCATACCCAGCTCTG ATCATTGATCCAAAGATGCCCCGAGAAGGTATGTTCCACCATGGAGTTCCCATCCCTGTGCCCCCACTGGAGGTGCTGAAACTTGGGGAGCAGATGACCCAGGAAGCCCGAGAGCATCTCTACCTCGTCCTCTTCTTTGACAACAAACGAACCTG GCAGTGGCTGCCGAGGACCAAGCTGGTTCCTCTGGGTGTGAACCAGGACCTAGACAAGGAGAAGATGCTGGAGGGCCGCAAGTCCAACATCCGCAAGTCAGT
- the BRPF1 gene encoding peregrin isoform X4, translating into MGVDFDVKTFCHNLRATKPPYECPVETCRKVYKSYSGIEYHLYHYDHDNPPPPQQTPLRKHKKKGRQSRPANKQSPSPSEVSQSPGREVMSYAQAQRMVEVDLHGRVHRISIFDNLDVVSEDEEAPEEAPENGSNKENTETPAATPKSGKHKNKEKRKDSNHHHHHNVSASTTPKLPEVVYRELEQDTPDAPPRPTSYYRYIEKSAEELDEEVEYDMDEEDYIWLDIMNERRKTEGVSPIPQEIFEYLMDRLEKESYFESHNKGDPNALVDEDAVCCICNDGECQNSNVILFCDMCNLAVHQECYGVPYIPEGQWLCRRCLQSPSRAVDCALCPNKGGAFKQTDDGRWAHVVCALWIPEVCFANTVFLEPIDSIEHIPPARWKLTCYICKQRGSGACIQCHKANCYTAFHVTCAQQAGLYMKMEPVRETGANGTSFSVRKTAYCDIHTPPGSARRLPALSHSEGEEDEDEEEDEGKGWSSEKVKKAKAKSRIKMKKARKILAEKRAAAPVVSVPCIPPHRLSKITNRLTIQRKSQFMQRLHSYWTLKRQSRNGVPLLRRLQTHLQSQRNCDQVGRDSEDKNWALKEQLKSWQRLRHDLERARLLVELIRKREKLKRETIKVQQIAMEMQLTPFLILLRKTLEQLQEKDTGNIFSEPVPLSEVPDYLDHIKKPMDFFTMKQNLEAYRYLNFDDFEEDFNLIVSNCLKYNAKDTIFYRAAVRLREQGGAVLRQARRQAEKMGIDFETGMHIPHSLTGDEATHHTEDAAEEERLVLLENQKHLPVEEQLKLLLERLDEVNASKQSVGRSRRAKMIKKEMTALRRKLAHQRETARDGPERHGPSSRGSLTPHPAACDKDGQTDSAAEESSSQETSKDLPANGFSGGNQPVKKSFLVYRNDCSLPRSSSDSESSSSSSSSAASDRTSTTPSKQGRGKPSFSRGTFPEDSSEDTSGTENEAYSVGTGRGVGHSMVRKSLGRGAGWLSEDEDSPLDALDLVWAKCRGYPSYPALIIDPKMPREGMFHHGVPIPVPPLEVLKLGEQMTQEAREHLYLVLFFDNKRTWQWLPRTKLVPLGVNQDLDKEKMLEGRKSNIRKSVQIAYHRALQHRSKVQGEQSSETSDSD; encoded by the exons ATGGGGGTGGACTTTGATGTGAAGACTTTCTGCCACAACTTGCGGGCGACTAAGCCACCGTACGAGTGCCCGGTGGAGACCTGCCGAAAGGTCTACAAGAGTTACAGTGGTATTGAGTACCACCTGTACCACTATGACCACGacaacccaccaccaccacaacagaCTCCACTCCGTAAGCACAAGAAGAAGGGGCGCCAGTCACGCCCAGCCAACAAGCAGTCACCCAGCCCCTCAGAGGTCTCACAGTCACCAGGCCGTGAGGTGATGAGCTATGCACAGGCCCAGCGCATGGTGGAGGTGGACTTGCATGGCCGCGTCCACCGCATCAGCATCTTTGACAACCTGGATGTGGTGTCAGAGGATGAGGAAGCCCCCGAGGAGGCCCCTGAGAATGGCAGCAACAAGGAGAACACTGAGACACCAGCTGCTACTCCCAAGTCAGGCAAACATAAGAACAAGGAGAAGCGCAAGGACtctaaccatcaccaccaccacaatgtTTCTGCGAGCACCACTCCCAAGCTGCCAGAGGTGGTCTATCGGGAGCTGGAACAAGACACCCCTGATGCCCCACCCCGGCCAACTTCCTATTACCG GTACATCGAGAAGTCTGCAGAGGAGCTGGACGAGGAAGTAGAGTATGACATGGACGAGGAGGACTACATCTGGCTGGATATCATGAATGAGCGTCGGAAGACAGAGGGTGTAAGTCCCATCCCACAGGAGATCTTTGAGTACCTAATGGACCGACTAGAGAAGGAGTCGTACTTTGAGAGTCATAATAAAGGCGACCCCAATGCGCTAGTGGATGAGGATGCTGTTTGCTGTATCTGCAATGATGGTGAGTGCCAGAACAGCAATGTCATCCTCTTCTGTGACATGTGCAACCTGGCCGTGCACCAGGAGTGTTACGGTGTCCCCTATATCCCTGAGGGCCAGTGGCTATGCCGCCGTTGCCTGCAGTCACCCTCTCGTGCTGTGGATTGTGCCCTGTGCCCCAACAAGGGTGGTGCCTTCAAGCAGACAGATGACGGTCGCTGGGCCCATGTGGTGTGTGCCTTGTGGATCCCTGAGGTCTGCTTCGCCAACACGGTCTTCCTAGAGCCTATTGACAGCATTGAGCACATCCCACCAGCTCGCTGGAAGCTCACCTGCTACATTTGCAAACAACGGGGCTCAGGGGCCTGCATCCAGTGCCACAAGGCCAACTGTTACACAGCTTTCCATGTGACATGCGCCCAGCAGGCTGGCCTTTACATGAAGATGGAGCCTGTGCGGGAGACAGGCGCCAACGGCACCTCTTTCAGTGTCCGCAAGACAGCCTACTGCGACATCCACACGCCTCCAGGTTCAGCACGCCGACTGCCTGCCCTGTCGCACAGCGAGGGTGAggaagatgaagatgaggaagaggatGAGGGTAAGGGCTGGAGCTCAGAGAAAGTCAAGAAGGCCAAGGCCAAGTCCCGGATCAAAATGAAGAAGGCACGGAAGATCCTGGCAGAGAAGCGGGCAGCAGCACCTGTGGTGTCAGTGCCCTGCATCCCACCACACAG gcttagtAAAATCACCAACCGCCTGACAATCCAAAGGAAGAGCCAGTTCATGCAGAGGCTGCACAGCTACTGGACACTGAAGCGGCAGTCACGGAATGGGGTCCCATTGCTACGTCGCCTGCAgacacacctgcagtctcagaGGAACTGTGACCAAGTCGGG AGAGATTCTGAGGATAAGAACTGGGCCCTTAAAGAACAGCTCAAGTCCTGGCAGCGGCTCCGGCATGACTTAGAGCGAGCTCGGCTGCTGGTGGAATTGATCCGCAAGCGGGAAAAACTCAAAAGGGAGACG ATCAAAGTTCAGCAGATTGCCATGGAGATGCAGCTGACCCCTTTCCTCATCCTCCTTCGCAAAACCTTGGAGCAGCTCCAAGAGAAGGACACAGGCAACATCTTCAGCGAGCCGGTCCCTCTGTCTGAG GTACCTGACTACCTAGACCACATCAAAAAGCCCATGGACTTTTTCACCATGAAGCAGAACTTGGAGGCTTACCGCTACCTGAATTTTGATGATTTTGAGGAGGACTTCAACCTCATCGTCAGCAACTGCCTCAAGTATAACGCCAAGGACACCATCTTCTACCGGGCAGCAGTGCGGCTTCGTGAGCAGGGTGGTGCTGTGCTCCGCCAGGCCCGGCGCCAGGCAGAAAAAATGGGCATTGACTTTGAGACGGGCATGCATATCCCCCACAGCCTGACTGGAGATGAGGCCACACACCACACTGAAGATG CAGCTGAGGAAGAGCGGCTGGTCTTGCTGGAGAACCAGAAGCACCTGCCAGTGGAAGAGCAGCTGAAGCTGCTTCTGGAGCGGCTGGACGAAGTGAATGCCAGCAAGCAGAGTGTGGGCCGCTCACGGCGTGCAAAGATGATCAAGAAAGAGATGACGGCACTGCGGCGGAAGCTTGCCCACCAGCGAGAGACTGCACGTGATGGGCCTGAGCGGCACGGCCCTTCGAGccggggcagtctgacaccccacccGGCAGCCTGTGACAAGGATGGGCAGACAGATAGTGCCGCAGAGGAGAGCAGCAGCCAGGAGACAAGCAAAG ACTTACCAGCCAATGGCTTCAGCGGTGGAAACCAGCCAGTGAAGAAGAGTTTCTTGGTATACCGTAATGACTGCAGCCTTCCCCGGAGCAGCTCAGACTCTGAGTCCAGCAGCAGTAGCAGTAGCAGCGCTGCCTCAGACCGGACCAG CACAACACCCTCAAAACAAGGCCGGGGCAAACCTTCCTTCTCTCGGGGCACTTTCCCAGAGGACAGCAGTGAGGATACCTCAGGCACTGAGAATGAGGCCTACTCCGTGGGCACTGGCCGCGGCGTGGGCCACAGCA TGGTAAGGAAGAGTCTGGGCCGGGGAGCTGGCTGGCTGTCAGAGGATGAGGACTCCCCGCTGGATGCTCTGGACCTCGTGTGGGCCAAATGCCGAGGGTATCCATCATACCCAGCTCTG ATCATTGATCCAAAGATGCCCCGAGAAGGTATGTTCCACCATGGAGTTCCCATCCCTGTGCCCCCACTGGAGGTGCTGAAACTTGGGGAGCAGATGACCCAGGAAGCCCGAGAGCATCTCTACCTCGTCCTCTTCTTTGACAACAAACGAACCTG GCAGTGGCTGCCGAGGACCAAGCTGGTTCCTCTGGGTGTGAACCAGGACCTAGACAAGGAGAAGATGCTGGAGGGCCGCAAGTCCAACATCCGCAAGTCAGT
- the BRPF1 gene encoding peregrin isoform X2 — MGVDFDVKTFCHNLRATKPPYECPVETCRKVYKSYSGIEYHLYHYDHDNPPPPQQTPLRKHKKKGRQSRPANKQSPSPSEVSQSPGREVMSYAQAQRMVEVDLHGRVHRISIFDNLDVVSEDEEAPEEAPENGSNKENTETPAATPKSGKHKNKEKRKDSNHHHHHNVSASTTPKLPEVVYRELEQDTPDAPPRPTSYYRYIEKSAEELDEEVEYDMDEEDYIWLDIMNERRKTEGVSPIPQEIFEYLMDRLEKESYFESHNKGDPNALVDEDAVCCICNDGECQNSNVILFCDMCNLAVHQECYGVPYIPEGQWLCRRCLQSPSRAVDCALCPNKGGAFKQTDDGRWAHVVCALWIPEVCFANTVFLEPIDSIEHIPPARWKLTCYICKQRGSGACIQCHKANCYTAFHVTCAQQAGLYMKMEPVRETGANGTSFSVRKTAYCDIHTPPGSARRLPALSHSEGEEDEDEEEDEGKGWSSEKVKKAKAKSRIKMKKARKILAEKRAAAPVVSVPCIPPHRLSKITNRLTIQRKSQFMQRLHSYWTLKRQSRNGVPLLRRLQTHLQSQRNCDQVGRDSEDKNWALKEQLKSWQRLRHDLERARLLVELIRKREKLKRETIKVQQIAMEMQLTPFLILLRKTLEQLQEKDTGNIFSEPVPLSEVPDYLDHIKKPMDFFTMKQNLEAYRYLNFDDFEEDFNLIVSNCLKYNAKDTIFYRAAVRLREQGGAVLRQARRQAEKMGIDFETGMHIPHSLTGDEATHHTEDAAEEERLVLLENQKHLPVEEQLKLLLERLDEVNASKQSVGRSRRAKMIKKEMTALRRKLAHQRETARDGPERHGPSSRGSLTPHPAACDKDGQTDSAAEESSSQETSKGLGPNMSSTPAHEVGRRTSVLFSKKNPKTAGPPKRPGRPPKNRESQMTPSHGGSPVGPPQLPIMSSLRQRKRGRSPRPSSSSDSDSDKSTEDPPMDLPANGFSGGNQPVKKSFLVYRNDCSLPRSSSDSESSSSSSSSAASDRTSTTPSKQGRGKPSFSRGTFPEDSSEDTSGTENEAYSVGTGRGVGHSMVRKSLGRGAGWLSEDEDSPLDALDLVWAKCRGYPSYPALIIDPKMPREGMFHHGVPIPVPPLEVLKLGEQMTQEAREHLYLVLFFDNKRTWQWLPRTKLVPLGVNQDLDKEKMLEGRKSNIRKSVQIAYHRALQHRSKVQGEQSSETSDSD, encoded by the exons ATGGGGGTGGACTTTGATGTGAAGACTTTCTGCCACAACTTGCGGGCGACTAAGCCACCGTACGAGTGCCCGGTGGAGACCTGCCGAAAGGTCTACAAGAGTTACAGTGGTATTGAGTACCACCTGTACCACTATGACCACGacaacccaccaccaccacaacagaCTCCACTCCGTAAGCACAAGAAGAAGGGGCGCCAGTCACGCCCAGCCAACAAGCAGTCACCCAGCCCCTCAGAGGTCTCACAGTCACCAGGCCGTGAGGTGATGAGCTATGCACAGGCCCAGCGCATGGTGGAGGTGGACTTGCATGGCCGCGTCCACCGCATCAGCATCTTTGACAACCTGGATGTGGTGTCAGAGGATGAGGAAGCCCCCGAGGAGGCCCCTGAGAATGGCAGCAACAAGGAGAACACTGAGACACCAGCTGCTACTCCCAAGTCAGGCAAACATAAGAACAAGGAGAAGCGCAAGGACtctaaccatcaccaccaccacaatgtTTCTGCGAGCACCACTCCCAAGCTGCCAGAGGTGGTCTATCGGGAGCTGGAACAAGACACCCCTGATGCCCCACCCCGGCCAACTTCCTATTACCG GTACATCGAGAAGTCTGCAGAGGAGCTGGACGAGGAAGTAGAGTATGACATGGACGAGGAGGACTACATCTGGCTGGATATCATGAATGAGCGTCGGAAGACAGAGGGTGTAAGTCCCATCCCACAGGAGATCTTTGAGTACCTAATGGACCGACTAGAGAAGGAGTCGTACTTTGAGAGTCATAATAAAGGCGACCCCAATGCGCTAGTGGATGAGGATGCTGTTTGCTGTATCTGCAATGATGGTGAGTGCCAGAACAGCAATGTCATCCTCTTCTGTGACATGTGCAACCTGGCCGTGCACCAGGAGTGTTACGGTGTCCCCTATATCCCTGAGGGCCAGTGGCTATGCCGCCGTTGCCTGCAGTCACCCTCTCGTGCTGTGGATTGTGCCCTGTGCCCCAACAAGGGTGGTGCCTTCAAGCAGACAGATGACGGTCGCTGGGCCCATGTGGTGTGTGCCTTGTGGATCCCTGAGGTCTGCTTCGCCAACACGGTCTTCCTAGAGCCTATTGACAGCATTGAGCACATCCCACCAGCTCGCTGGAAGCTCACCTGCTACATTTGCAAACAACGGGGCTCAGGGGCCTGCATCCAGTGCCACAAGGCCAACTGTTACACAGCTTTCCATGTGACATGCGCCCAGCAGGCTGGCCTTTACATGAAGATGGAGCCTGTGCGGGAGACAGGCGCCAACGGCACCTCTTTCAGTGTCCGCAAGACAGCCTACTGCGACATCCACACGCCTCCAGGTTCAGCACGCCGACTGCCTGCCCTGTCGCACAGCGAGGGTGAggaagatgaagatgaggaagaggatGAGGGTAAGGGCTGGAGCTCAGAGAAAGTCAAGAAGGCCAAGGCCAAGTCCCGGATCAAAATGAAGAAGGCACGGAAGATCCTGGCAGAGAAGCGGGCAGCAGCACCTGTGGTGTCAGTGCCCTGCATCCCACCACACAG gcttagtAAAATCACCAACCGCCTGACAATCCAAAGGAAGAGCCAGTTCATGCAGAGGCTGCACAGCTACTGGACACTGAAGCGGCAGTCACGGAATGGGGTCCCATTGCTACGTCGCCTGCAgacacacctgcagtctcagaGGAACTGTGACCAAGTCGGG AGAGATTCTGAGGATAAGAACTGGGCCCTTAAAGAACAGCTCAAGTCCTGGCAGCGGCTCCGGCATGACTTAGAGCGAGCTCGGCTGCTGGTGGAATTGATCCGCAAGCGGGAAAAACTCAAAAGGGAGACG ATCAAAGTTCAGCAGATTGCCATGGAGATGCAGCTGACCCCTTTCCTCATCCTCCTTCGCAAAACCTTGGAGCAGCTCCAAGAGAAGGACACAGGCAACATCTTCAGCGAGCCGGTCCCTCTGTCTGAG GTACCTGACTACCTAGACCACATCAAAAAGCCCATGGACTTTTTCACCATGAAGCAGAACTTGGAGGCTTACCGCTACCTGAATTTTGATGATTTTGAGGAGGACTTCAACCTCATCGTCAGCAACTGCCTCAAGTATAACGCCAAGGACACCATCTTCTACCGGGCAGCAGTGCGGCTTCGTGAGCAGGGTGGTGCTGTGCTCCGCCAGGCCCGGCGCCAGGCAGAAAAAATGGGCATTGACTTTGAGACGGGCATGCATATCCCCCACAGCCTGACTGGAGATGAGGCCACACACCACACTGAAGATG CAGCTGAGGAAGAGCGGCTGGTCTTGCTGGAGAACCAGAAGCACCTGCCAGTGGAAGAGCAGCTGAAGCTGCTTCTGGAGCGGCTGGACGAAGTGAATGCCAGCAAGCAGAGTGTGGGCCGCTCACGGCGTGCAAAGATGATCAAGAAAGAGATGACGGCACTGCGGCGGAAGCTTGCCCACCAGCGAGAGACTGCACGTGATGGGCCTGAGCGGCACGGCCCTTCGAGccggggcagtctgacaccccacccGGCAGCCTGTGACAAGGATGGGCAGACAGATAGTGCCGCAGAGGAGAGCAGCAGCCAGGAGACAAGCAAAG GCCTGGGTCCCAACATGTCCTCAACCCCCGCACATGAGGTGGGCAGGAGAACCTCAGTTCTGTTCTCCAAAAAGAACCCGAAGACAGCTGGACCGCCCAAGAGGCCGGGCCGGCCCCCCAAAAACCGGGAGAGCCAGATGACCCCCAGCCACGGAGGCAGTCCTGTGGGGCCCCCCCAGCTCCCCATCATGAGCTCCCTGCGTCAGCGCAAGCGGGGTAGGAGCCCCCGGCCCAGTTCGAGTTCAGACAGCGACAGTGATAAGTCCACAGAAGACCCCCCAATGG ACTTACCAGCCAATGGCTTCAGCGGTGGAAACCAGCCAGTGAAGAAGAGTTTCTTGGTATACCGTAATGACTGCAGCCTTCCCCGGAGCAGCTCAGACTCTGAGTCCAGCAGCAGTAGCAGTAGCAGCGCTGCCTCAGACCGGACCAG CACAACACCCTCAAAACAAGGCCGGGGCAAACCTTCCTTCTCTCGGGGCACTTTCCCAGAGGACAGCAGTGAGGATACCTCAGGCACTGAGAATGAGGCCTACTCCGTGGGCACTGGCCGCGGCGTGGGCCACAGCA TGGTAAGGAAGAGTCTGGGCCGGGGAGCTGGCTGGCTGTCAGAGGATGAGGACTCCCCGCTGGATGCTCTGGACCTCGTGTGGGCCAAATGCCGAGGGTATCCATCATACCCAGCTCTG ATCATTGATCCAAAGATGCCCCGAGAAGGTATGTTCCACCATGGAGTTCCCATCCCTGTGCCCCCACTGGAGGTGCTGAAACTTGGGGAGCAGATGACCCAGGAAGCCCGAGAGCATCTCTACCTCGTCCTCTTCTTTGACAACAAACGAACCTG GCAGTGGCTGCCGAGGACCAAGCTGGTTCCTCTGGGTGTGAACCAGGACCTAGACAAGGAGAAGATGCTGGAGGGCCGCAAGTCCAACATCCGCAAGTCAGT